The following coding sequences lie in one Cupriavidus sp. WKF15 genomic window:
- a CDS encoding ATP-binding cassette domain-containing protein gives MQSNPVEQAALAYADARLKEAAAPRQGEARTGGVALHVQQVVKRYDGREVLHRIELSAAPGEFVAIVGRSGCGKSTLLRLVAGLEASDHGAITLDAKPARTLQDIRVMFQDSRLLPWKRVLENVALGLPRERRGDAAAVLAQVGLADRADAWPARLSGGQRQRVALARALVHHPRLLLLDEPLGALDALTRIEMQGLIESLWDRLGFTALLVTHDVSEAVALADRIVLIEDGRVAMDEPVALARPRQRGSAAFAQLEERVLRRVMQHTPLAASTPQTEREPTADWSLVRTVESVRFAV, from the coding sequence AGGGCGAAGCACGGACGGGCGGTGTTGCGCTGCATGTGCAGCAGGTGGTCAAGCGCTATGACGGCCGCGAGGTACTGCACCGCATCGAACTGAGCGCGGCACCGGGCGAGTTCGTCGCCATCGTCGGACGCAGCGGCTGCGGCAAGAGCACCTTGCTGCGGCTGGTCGCGGGGCTGGAAGCATCGGACCATGGCGCCATCACGCTCGATGCGAAGCCGGCCCGCACGCTGCAGGACATCCGCGTGATGTTCCAGGACTCGCGCCTGCTGCCGTGGAAGCGCGTGCTGGAAAACGTGGCGCTGGGCCTGCCGCGCGAGCGTCGCGGCGATGCTGCCGCCGTGCTTGCGCAGGTCGGCCTTGCGGACCGAGCGGATGCGTGGCCGGCGCGGCTTTCCGGCGGGCAGCGCCAACGCGTCGCGCTGGCGCGCGCTCTCGTGCATCACCCGCGGCTGCTGTTGCTCGACGAACCGCTCGGCGCACTGGACGCGCTGACGCGCATCGAGATGCAGGGACTGATCGAATCCCTATGGGATCGGCTCGGCTTTACCGCGCTGCTGGTGACGCATGACGTGTCCGAAGCGGTGGCCTTGGCCGACCGCATCGTACTGATCGAGGATGGCCGCGTTGCGATGGACGAACCCGTCGCGCTCGCCAGGCCACGGCAGCGTGGATCGGCAGCGTTCGCGCAGCTGGAAGAACGCGTGCTGCGGCGGGTCATGCAGCACACGCCGCTTGCCGCCTCCACGCCACAGACGGAGCGGGAACCCACGGCGGACTGGTCACTGGTGCGCACCGTGGAATCGGTGCGCTTCGCGGTGTAG
- a CDS encoding TOBE domain-containing protein, producing the protein MSIQAINVRNQFRGKVAAIIEGPVVSEVDVETPAGIVTSVITTRSIRDLGLTLGSEVVALVKATEVSIAKL; encoded by the coding sequence ATGAGCATTCAGGCGATCAACGTACGCAACCAGTTCCGCGGCAAGGTTGCCGCGATCATCGAAGGTCCGGTGGTGTCCGAAGTGGACGTGGAAACGCCGGCCGGCATCGTCACCTCGGTCATCACCACGCGCTCGATCCGCGATCTCGGCCTCACGCTGGGCAGCGAAGTCGTTGCGCTGGTCAAGGCCACCGAGGTGTCCATTGCCAAGTTGTAA
- a CDS encoding EAL domain-containing protein: protein MAIAGANAPEARLSALERYLDTLPRQPLADRQLWRDARGQVQGQFFNCSLTSAFEPLVTLADRAVVAHEGAIHTYAQDGVGLAAWKLFAMAADDATLVSLDRLSRLVHAVNYFAAEGAHKLVLNVHNRLLAAVADDHGSAFRRALQSLGLPLDRFVIQVPASANDDLPLLLHVVGNYRRNGFAVSLQASDPAEAGALMAHALPDWLKLDMRRTWTDRQLAGLRASAASAGVTLIGRRLQDALSVERLQAAGIDLGQGAFAGGPVTPAGLREPRTLSEEVA, encoded by the coding sequence ATGGCCATCGCAGGCGCGAATGCACCCGAAGCCAGGTTGAGCGCCCTGGAGCGCTACCTTGACACACTGCCGCGGCAGCCGCTGGCCGACCGCCAGCTTTGGCGCGATGCGCGCGGACAGGTGCAGGGCCAGTTCTTCAACTGTTCGCTGACCAGCGCGTTCGAGCCGCTGGTGACGCTGGCCGACCGCGCAGTCGTGGCGCACGAAGGCGCCATCCATACCTATGCGCAGGATGGCGTGGGCCTGGCCGCGTGGAAGCTGTTCGCGATGGCGGCCGACGACGCCACGCTGGTATCGCTGGACCGGCTGTCGCGCCTCGTGCACGCCGTCAATTACTTTGCCGCCGAGGGCGCGCACAAGCTTGTGCTCAACGTGCACAACCGCCTGCTGGCGGCGGTGGCGGATGACCACGGTTCGGCGTTCCGGCGTGCGCTGCAGTCGCTCGGGCTGCCGCTTGACCGTTTTGTGATTCAGGTGCCGGCCAGCGCCAATGACGACTTGCCATTGCTGCTGCACGTGGTCGGCAACTACCGGCGCAACGGCTTTGCGGTCAGCCTGCAGGCGTCCGATCCGGCCGAGGCCGGCGCGTTGATGGCGCACGCGTTGCCGGACTGGCTCAAGCTCGACATGCGCCGCACCTGGACCGATCGCCAGCTTGCCGGGCTGCGCGCCAGTGCCGCCAGCGCGGGCGTCACGCTGATCGGCCGGCGGCTGCAGGATGCCCTGAGCGTGGAACGCTTGCAGGCGGCCGGCATCGACCTTGGGCAGGGGGCATTCGCGGGCGGGCCGGTGACTCCCGCGGGCCTGCGCGAGCCCAGGACATTGAGCGAGGAGGTGGCATGA
- a CDS encoding alpha/beta hydrolase produces MTESSKPVPRLDIPRHLQVLTVPGLHGSGPGHWQSRWEQRFPDWQRIEQHDWSRPSLPLWAERVSEGVMRAQRVAARGAVLVAHSFGCLATLRQAALDPAGIAGALLVAPADPDKFGVAHLLPTYRLPFPTILVASRNDPWMPQRTAFSWGTLWGSELVDGGTLGHINADSGLGDWGEGLSLLGTLLQRIAFEGSAEATGDQAGPWEAGVEVASTVPYI; encoded by the coding sequence ATGACTGAGAGCAGCAAGCCGGTTCCGCGCCTGGACATTCCCAGGCACCTTCAGGTGCTGACCGTGCCGGGCCTGCATGGCAGCGGCCCGGGGCACTGGCAAAGCCGCTGGGAGCAGCGCTTCCCGGACTGGCAACGCATCGAGCAGCACGACTGGTCGCGCCCGAGCCTGCCGTTGTGGGCCGAACGCGTGTCCGAGGGCGTGATGCGTGCGCAGCGCGTGGCGGCGCGCGGCGCCGTGCTGGTCGCGCACAGCTTTGGCTGCCTGGCCACGCTGAGGCAGGCCGCACTGGATCCGGCCGGCATTGCCGGCGCGTTGCTGGTGGCGCCTGCCGACCCGGACAAGTTCGGCGTCGCCCATCTGCTGCCGACTTACCGGCTGCCGTTCCCCACTATCCTGGTCGCGAGCCGCAACGACCCGTGGATGCCCCAGCGCACGGCCTTCAGCTGGGGCACGCTGTGGGGCAGCGAACTCGTCGATGGGGGCACTCTGGGTCACATCAACGCGGATTCCGGCCTTGGCGACTGGGGTGAAGGGCTGAGCCTGCTCGGCACTTTGCTGCAGCGGATCGCCTTCGAAGGTAGTGCCGAAGCCACTGGAGACCAGGCCGGGCCATGGGAAGCGGGCGTGGAAGTGGCCTCGACCGTGCCTTATATCTAA
- the cysT gene encoding sulfate ABC transporter permease subunit CysT: MPPSISLADTPPPAAPDARATRSAPGRNGRQRFTVLPGFGLSLGFTIFYLTLIVLIPLSATFLKTFTMTWDAFWATVTAPRVVASYQLSFGASLIAAIINTVFGLAVAWVLVRYRFPGKRLIDALVDLPFALPTAVAGIALTALFAGNGWIGRYLEPLGIKVAFTPLGVVVALTFIGLPFVVRTVQPVLEDVEQELEEAAASLGATRLQTFGRVILPAIAPALLTGFALSFARATGEYGSVVFISGNMPMVSEIAPLMIYSKLEQYDYAGATAVAVVMLVISFALLLLINLLQAWTRRHQSGVRDGLALEAPATGREH; encoded by the coding sequence ATGCCACCCTCCATCTCCCTGGCGGACACGCCGCCACCGGCCGCGCCCGATGCGCGCGCCACCCGCAGTGCGCCGGGACGCAACGGCCGCCAGCGCTTCACGGTGCTGCCGGGCTTTGGCCTGTCGCTGGGCTTCACCATCTTCTACCTGACGCTGATCGTCCTGATCCCGCTGTCGGCCACTTTCCTGAAGACCTTCACGATGACGTGGGACGCCTTCTGGGCGACGGTGACCGCGCCGCGCGTGGTGGCTTCCTACCAGCTGAGCTTTGGCGCGTCGCTGATCGCGGCGATCATCAATACGGTCTTCGGGCTTGCGGTGGCCTGGGTGCTGGTGCGGTACCGCTTTCCGGGCAAGCGCCTGATCGATGCGCTGGTGGACCTGCCGTTCGCGCTGCCCACCGCCGTGGCCGGCATCGCGCTGACGGCGCTGTTCGCGGGCAATGGCTGGATCGGCCGCTACCTCGAGCCGCTCGGCATCAAGGTCGCTTTCACCCCGCTGGGCGTGGTGGTGGCGCTGACGTTCATCGGCCTGCCGTTCGTCGTGCGCACGGTGCAGCCGGTGCTGGAGGACGTAGAGCAGGAGCTGGAAGAGGCCGCGGCCAGCCTTGGCGCCACGCGCCTGCAGACCTTTGGCCGCGTGATCCTGCCGGCCATCGCGCCGGCGCTGCTGACGGGCTTTGCGCTGTCGTTCGCGCGTGCCACCGGCGAATACGGCTCGGTGGTATTCATCTCCGGCAACATGCCGATGGTCTCGGAAATCGCGCCGCTGATGATCTATTCCAAGCTCGAGCAGTACGACTATGCGGGCGCGACCGCGGTGGCGGTGGTGATGCTGGTGATCTCCTTCGCGCTGCTGCTGCTGATCAACCTGCTGCAGGCCTGGACCCGCCGCCACCAGTCCGGCGTGCGCGATGGCCTGGCACTGGAAGCGCCCGCCACGGGCAGGGAACACTGA
- the cysW gene encoding sulfate ABC transporter permease subunit CysW, with protein sequence MAGAVSGRLGRLGPAHHKFDATGEAPWVRYTLITVAVLFLTLFLFVPLASVFYEALRKGVQTYWEALIEPDALSAIQLTLTVAAIAVPLNLVFGVAAAWAIAKFEFPGKNLLITLIDLPFSVSPVISGLVYVLLFGAQGWFGPWLEAHDIKIMFAVPGIVLATIFVTFPFVARELIPLMQAQGSEEEEAAIVLGASGWQTFRHITLPNIRWGLLYGVILCNARAMGEFGAVSVVSGHIRGLTNTMPLHVEILYNEYNFAAAFAVASLLTLLALVTLGIKTLVEFRARKENQEAAMEHPLAALQGQAS encoded by the coding sequence ATGGCCGGCGCAGTTTCGGGCCGCCTCGGGCGGCTGGGCCCGGCCCATCACAAGTTCGACGCCACCGGCGAAGCGCCGTGGGTGCGCTACACGCTGATCACCGTGGCGGTCCTGTTCCTCACGCTGTTCCTGTTCGTGCCGCTGGCTTCGGTCTTCTACGAGGCCCTGCGCAAGGGCGTGCAGACCTACTGGGAAGCGCTGATCGAGCCGGATGCGCTGTCGGCGATCCAGCTCACGCTGACCGTGGCCGCCATCGCGGTGCCACTGAACCTCGTGTTCGGCGTGGCGGCGGCGTGGGCCATTGCCAAGTTCGAGTTCCCCGGCAAGAACCTGCTGATCACGCTGATCGACCTGCCGTTCTCGGTGTCGCCGGTGATCTCGGGGCTGGTGTACGTGCTGCTGTTCGGCGCGCAGGGCTGGTTCGGCCCGTGGCTCGAGGCGCATGACATCAAGATCATGTTCGCGGTGCCGGGCATCGTGCTGGCCACCATCTTCGTGACCTTCCCGTTCGTGGCGCGCGAGCTGATTCCGCTGATGCAGGCGCAGGGCAGCGAAGAGGAAGAGGCAGCCATCGTGCTGGGCGCGTCGGGCTGGCAGACGTTCCGGCACATCACGCTGCCCAACATCCGCTGGGGCCTGCTCTATGGCGTGATCCTGTGCAATGCGCGCGCCATGGGCGAGTTCGGCGCGGTGTCGGTGGTGTCGGGCCATATCCGCGGGCTGACCAACACCATGCCGCTGCACGTCGAGATCCTCTACAACGAATACAACTTCGCGGCGGCATTCGCGGTGGCGTCGCTGCTGACGCTGCTGGCCCTGGTCACGCTGGGCATCAAGACGCTGGTGGAATTCCGCGCCCGCAAGGAAAACCAAGAGGCCGCCATGGAGCATCCGCTGGCCGCACTGCAAGGACAGGCATCATGA
- a CDS encoding sulfate ABC transporter ATP-binding protein, producing MSIQVKNVEKRFGDFVALDNVSLDFEEGELTALLGPSGCGKTTLLRIIAGLERADAGQIVLAGRDASQQHVRQRQVGFVFQHYALFKHMSVFENVAFGLRVKPRAERPGEAQIREKVKSLLELVQLDWLADRYPAQLSGGQRQRIALARALAVEPRVLLLDEPFGALDAKVRKELRRWLRRLHDELHVTSVFVTHDQEEALEVADQVVLMNRGRVEQFGSPEAVYNHPATPFVFGFLGNVNLFHGRLEVGESGGLLHTGEAVLPVVGSGHETAGDAVAYVRPHDLDLERYAPGTDGIAVTLRRALTLGPVAQLELEREDNQDVIEVALPLERFRHAGFREGELLAVRPRQLRVFTQPTQQQSNVRANGAATSRQGAVQ from the coding sequence ATGAGCATTCAGGTCAAGAACGTAGAGAAGCGCTTTGGCGATTTCGTCGCGCTGGACAACGTCTCGCTGGACTTCGAAGAGGGCGAGCTGACGGCGCTGCTCGGGCCGTCGGGCTGCGGCAAGACCACGCTGCTGCGCATCATCGCCGGCCTGGAGCGGGCCGACGCGGGCCAGATCGTGCTGGCCGGGCGCGATGCCTCGCAGCAGCATGTGCGCCAGCGCCAGGTGGGCTTCGTGTTCCAGCACTATGCGCTGTTCAAGCATATGAGCGTGTTCGAGAACGTCGCCTTCGGCCTGCGCGTCAAGCCGCGCGCCGAACGCCCGGGCGAAGCGCAGATCCGCGAGAAGGTGAAGTCGCTGCTGGAACTGGTGCAGCTCGACTGGCTGGCCGACCGCTATCCCGCGCAGCTTTCGGGCGGGCAGCGCCAGCGTATCGCGCTGGCCCGCGCGCTGGCGGTGGAACCGCGCGTGCTGCTGCTCGACGAGCCATTCGGCGCGCTCGACGCCAAGGTGCGCAAGGAACTGCGCCGCTGGCTGCGCCGCCTGCATGACGAACTCCACGTGACCAGCGTGTTCGTCACGCATGACCAGGAAGAGGCGCTCGAAGTGGCCGACCAGGTCGTGCTGATGAACCGTGGCCGCGTCGAGCAGTTTGGTTCGCCGGAGGCGGTCTACAACCATCCGGCTACGCCGTTCGTGTTCGGCTTTCTCGGCAATGTCAATCTGTTCCACGGCCGCCTGGAAGTGGGCGAGAGCGGCGGCCTGCTGCATACCGGCGAAGCGGTCCTGCCGGTGGTGGGCAGCGGCCACGAGACTGCCGGCGATGCCGTGGCCTATGTGCGTCCGCACGACCTGGACCTGGAGCGCTACGCCCCAGGCACCGACGGCATCGCCGTGACGCTGCGCCGTGCGCTGACGCTGGGCCCGGTGGCCCAGCTCGAACTGGAGCGCGAGGACAACCAGGACGTGATCGAGGTGGCCCTGCCGCTCGAGCGCTTCCGCCACGCGGGTTTCCGCGAAGGCGAGTTGTTGGCGGTGCGGCCGCGCCAGCTTCGTGTCTTCACCCAGCCCACACAGCAACAATCCAACGTGCGCGCGAATGGCGCGGCGACCAGCCGACAAGGGGCAGTGCAATGA
- a CDS encoding CysB family HTH-type transcriptional regulator produces MNFQQLRSIREAVRRQFNLTEVANALYTSQPGVSRQIRELEEELGVEIFERYGKRLTGLTEPGREIVRIVERLLLEAENLRQAGDEFAGRHTGRLTVATTHTQARYALPRVVQSFRRAYPHVTLALQEASPTHIVELLLTGQADIGIATEALASEAGLTSFEAYTWQHVLVVSPDHPLTRLPEPTLEDVAGFPLITYDAGFTGRRKIDGAFAEAGLQPEIVLTALDADVIKTYAELELGVGIIASMAYDERKDSGLVRISADHLFEANTTSVALRRGAYLRDYAHAFINMFAPHLSRDTVSSAMGENDTPQALAA; encoded by the coding sequence ATGAATTTCCAGCAGCTCAGATCGATCCGCGAGGCGGTGCGCCGCCAGTTCAACCTGACCGAGGTCGCCAACGCGCTCTACACTTCGCAGCCTGGCGTATCGCGCCAGATCCGCGAACTGGAGGAAGAACTCGGCGTCGAGATTTTCGAGCGCTACGGCAAGCGCCTGACCGGGTTGACCGAGCCGGGCCGCGAGATCGTGCGCATCGTCGAGCGACTGCTGCTCGAAGCCGAGAACCTGCGCCAGGCCGGGGACGAGTTTGCGGGCCGCCACACCGGCCGCCTGACGGTCGCCACGACGCACACGCAGGCACGCTACGCGCTGCCCAGGGTAGTGCAGTCGTTCCGGCGCGCCTATCCGCACGTGACGCTGGCGCTGCAGGAGGCATCGCCGACGCATATCGTCGAGCTGCTGCTGACCGGGCAGGCCGACATCGGCATCGCGACCGAGGCGCTGGCCAGCGAGGCGGGCCTGACCTCGTTCGAGGCCTACACCTGGCAACACGTGCTGGTGGTGTCGCCGGACCATCCGCTGACGCGCCTGCCGGAACCGACGCTCGAGGACGTGGCGGGCTTTCCGCTAATCACGTATGACGCCGGCTTTACCGGGCGGCGCAAGATCGACGGCGCCTTCGCCGAGGCCGGCCTGCAGCCGGAGATCGTGCTGACGGCGCTGGACGCGGACGTGATCAAGACCTATGCCGAGCTGGAGCTGGGCGTGGGCATCATTGCGTCGATGGCCTATGACGAGCGCAAGGACTCGGGCCTGGTGCGGATTTCGGCCGACCACCTGTTCGAGGCCAACACCACCAGCGTAGCGCTGCGCCGCGGCGCCTACCTGCGCGACTACGCGCATGCCTTCATCAATATGTTCGCGCCGCACCTGTCGCGCGACACGGTCTCCAGCGCCATGGGCGAAAACGATACGCCGCAGGCGCTGGCGGCCTGA
- a CDS encoding sensor histidine kinase has translation MNAMDRCLSSAIPSRLTILGRDLLFVMCMNTVIAVSLNYGFQTGGTLWHNFVYSQLIGLSIWMLIDIPRVLIWWNERPRLWPFLFLAAAAVPMGVVLGSWATREALNLPPKLSAETGDMLRMCLVVGMLASASMIYFYWSREKLAYLERQAALDALQREEAEKQLVRAQLMALQAQIEPHFLFNSLANLDGLIATDPRAARKLLQRLIGFLRTSLSHTRAEQCTLRQEFELLRSYLDIQGMRFGKRLGYHVDLPPELAGVEIPPMLIQPLVENAVTHGIEPCTHGGEISLSARAAGDDAVQVVIADTGVGFGHGSGKGSGMGLTHVRERLARIFGAAASMQMEENSPRGVVVRLTLPMTRHTEVPVPAAAPAATPVHATPAGATPAMPRP, from the coding sequence ATGAACGCCATGGACCGCTGTCTTTCCTCCGCCATCCCCTCCCGGCTGACGATACTGGGACGCGACCTGCTGTTCGTGATGTGCATGAATACGGTGATCGCCGTCAGCCTGAACTATGGCTTCCAGACCGGCGGCACGCTCTGGCACAACTTTGTCTACAGCCAGCTGATCGGCCTGTCGATCTGGATGCTGATCGACATTCCGCGCGTGCTGATCTGGTGGAATGAGCGGCCGCGCCTGTGGCCATTCCTTTTCCTGGCCGCTGCCGCAGTGCCCATGGGCGTGGTCCTGGGCAGTTGGGCCACGCGCGAGGCGCTGAATCTGCCGCCAAAGCTCTCCGCCGAAACCGGCGACATGCTGCGCATGTGCCTGGTGGTCGGCATGCTGGCGTCGGCGAGCATGATCTATTTCTACTGGTCGCGCGAAAAGCTCGCCTACCTGGAGCGCCAGGCCGCGCTGGACGCCCTGCAGCGCGAGGAGGCCGAGAAGCAGCTCGTGCGGGCCCAGCTGATGGCGCTGCAGGCGCAGATCGAGCCGCACTTCCTGTTCAACTCGCTGGCCAATCTCGACGGGCTGATCGCCACCGATCCGCGCGCCGCGCGCAAGCTGCTGCAGCGGCTGATCGGCTTCCTGCGCACCTCGCTGTCGCATACGCGGGCCGAGCAGTGCACGCTGCGCCAGGAGTTCGAGCTGCTGCGCAGCTACCTGGACATCCAGGGCATGCGTTTCGGCAAGCGGCTCGGCTACCACGTCGACCTGCCGCCCGAGCTGGCCGGAGTGGAGATTCCGCCCATGCTGATCCAGCCGCTGGTCGAGAATGCGGTCACGCATGGCATCGAGCCTTGCACGCACGGCGGCGAGATCTCGTTGTCGGCACGCGCGGCCGGCGACGACGCGGTGCAGGTCGTGATTGCCGATACCGGTGTGGGCTTTGGCCACGGCTCGGGCAAAGGCTCGGGCATGGGGCTGACCCATGTGCGAGAACGGCTCGCGCGTATTTTCGGCGCTGCCGCCAGCATGCAGATGGAAGAGAACAGCCCGCGCGGCGTGGTGGTGCGCCTGACGCTGCCAATGACTCGCCATACCGAAGTGCCGGTGCCCGCCGCGGCGCCGGCCGCCACACCGGTGCACGCTACACCCGCGGGCGCCACGCCGGCCATGCCGCGACCCTGA
- a CDS encoding LytTR family DNA-binding domain-containing protein has translation MTPTLLIADDEPLLARVLESELAALWPEARIVGVVHDGVAALDAARQHQPSVVFLDIRMPGMSGMDVAKELVDFDVPPLVVFVTAYDQFALEAFEQAAVDYVLKPVQHERLEATVSRLKARLAAAQADADQNADQNAAQTDSGQLAQLLSRLEALEHPAVARAPGQQVSYLRFIKALVGQEVRIIPVDEVIYLEATDKYVNVVSVGGEALIRTSLRELMQQLDPERFWQIHRGTVVNIACVASAVTQSLGRVSLRLRNRPESLPVARQYAYLFKQM, from the coding sequence ATGACCCCGACCCTGCTGATTGCCGACGACGAACCCCTGCTAGCCCGCGTGCTGGAATCCGAGCTGGCCGCGTTGTGGCCGGAGGCCCGCATCGTCGGCGTGGTTCACGACGGCGTCGCTGCGCTGGACGCCGCGCGCCAGCACCAGCCGTCGGTCGTGTTCCTGGACATCCGCATGCCCGGCATGAGCGGCATGGACGTAGCCAAGGAGCTGGTCGATTTCGATGTGCCGCCGCTGGTGGTATTCGTGACCGCCTACGACCAGTTCGCGCTGGAGGCCTTCGAACAGGCCGCCGTGGATTACGTGCTCAAGCCCGTGCAGCACGAGCGGCTGGAAGCGACGGTGTCTCGCCTGAAAGCCCGGCTGGCGGCGGCCCAGGCAGACGCGGACCAGAACGCCGACCAGAACGCCGCGCAGACCGATAGCGGCCAGCTCGCGCAGTTGCTGAGCCGCCTGGAAGCGCTGGAGCACCCGGCCGTGGCACGCGCGCCGGGGCAGCAGGTCAGCTACCTGCGCTTCATCAAGGCGCTGGTCGGACAGGAGGTGCGCATCATCCCGGTCGACGAGGTGATCTATCTCGAAGCCACCGACAAGTACGTCAACGTGGTTTCCGTGGGCGGTGAAGCGCTGATCCGCACCAGCCTGCGCGAACTGATGCAGCAGCTCGATCCGGAGCGTTTCTGGCAGATTCACCGTGGCACGGTCGTCAATATCGCGTGCGTGGCCAGCGCGGTCACGCAGTCGCTCGGCCGCGTATCGCTGCGCCTGCGCAACCGGCCGGAATCGTTGCCCGTGGCAAGGCAGTACGCCTACCTGTTCAAGCAGATGTAG
- a CDS encoding MFS transporter, whose protein sequence is MTTAALDPSRNPLRHDAQVIGLVGLAHGVSHFYHLLLAPLFPWIKAEFGLSYAELGLLMTVFFAVSAVVQTASGFVVDRFGARPVLFAGLAFLGTAALLLSASSGYAALLFGAGVAGLGNGVFHPADFTLLNKHVSQPRLGHAFSVHGISGNLGWAAAPVFLVTIANLATWRVALAAASIVAFGVLAVLLALRHVLDPRELGSAVGRPKAAQAGAGGSLLGFLKLPQVWVCWAFFLLTTFSAAGIQSFAPTALTQLYGIPFTLATASYTIYMLCSAGGMLAGGFAASRTSNHDRLIALSFTVSGLMAMLVGLNVAPGLLVPVLLGVIGFGAGTAGPSRDLLVRAAAPAGATGRVYGVVYSGLDIGLASGPLFFGALMDAHLPNWVFFMIGGFQLVSILTAVTVGNGNRSRRGAAAQASAG, encoded by the coding sequence ATGACTACCGCCGCTCTCGATCCCAGCCGCAATCCGCTTCGCCATGACGCCCAGGTGATCGGCCTCGTCGGGCTGGCGCATGGGGTTTCCCATTTCTACCATCTGCTGCTGGCGCCGCTGTTCCCCTGGATCAAGGCGGAATTCGGCCTGAGCTACGCCGAGCTGGGACTGCTGATGACGGTCTTCTTCGCCGTGTCTGCGGTGGTGCAGACGGCTTCGGGCTTCGTCGTGGACCGCTTTGGCGCCCGGCCGGTGCTGTTCGCCGGGCTGGCGTTCCTGGGCACGGCCGCCTTGCTGCTGTCGGCAAGCTCGGGCTACGCCGCGCTGCTGTTCGGTGCCGGCGTGGCGGGGCTTGGCAACGGCGTTTTCCATCCGGCAGATTTCACACTGCTGAACAAGCACGTGTCGCAGCCCCGGCTTGGTCATGCATTCTCGGTGCACGGGATCTCCGGCAACCTGGGCTGGGCCGCCGCGCCGGTGTTCCTGGTGACGATCGCTAACCTGGCGACGTGGCGCGTGGCGCTGGCCGCCGCTTCGATCGTGGCGTTCGGCGTGCTGGCGGTGCTGCTGGCACTGCGCCACGTGCTCGATCCGCGCGAGCTTGGCAGCGCGGTGGGCCGCCCCAAGGCCGCACAGGCCGGTGCCGGCGGCAGTCTGCTGGGCTTCCTGAAGCTGCCGCAGGTCTGGGTGTGCTGGGCCTTCTTCCTGCTGACGACGTTCTCGGCGGCCGGCATCCAGAGCTTCGCGCCGACCGCGCTCACGCAGCTCTATGGCATCCCGTTCACGCTGGCGACCGCGTCTTACACCATCTATATGCTTTGCAGCGCGGGTGGCATGCTGGCCGGCGGGTTTGCCGCCAGCCGCACCAGCAACCATGACCGGCTGATCGCGCTGAGCTTCACCGTGTCGGGCCTGATGGCCATGCTGGTGGGCCTGAATGTTGCGCCGGGGCTGCTGGTGCCGGTGCTGCTCGGCGTGATCGGCTTCGGCGCGGGCACGGCCGGGCCTTCGCGTGACCTGCTGGTGCGCGCGGCCGCCCCGGCCGGCGCCACCGGGCGCGTGTACGGCGTGGTCTATTCCGGACTGGACATCGGCCTGGCCAGCGGACCGCTGTTCTTCGGCGCGCTGATGGACGCACACCTGCCCAACTGGGTGTTCTTCATGATCGGCGGCTTCCAGCTCGTGTCGATCCTGACCGCCGTGACGGTGGGCAACGGCAACCGTTCACGCCGTGGCGCCGCCGCGCAGGCGTCGGCGGGGTAA
- the rraA gene encoding ribonuclease E activity regulator RraA: MKHATTDLCDANEPRLADGTLRVMTPGFRSFGKQLAFEGPAATLKIFEDNSLVREALESPGKGRVLVVDGGGSMRCALVGGNLGLLAEKNGWAGIIVNGCVRDTSELEVCDIGIRALATHPQKSQKRGAGERDVAVQMPGAVVRPGNWIYVDADGVLVSEEKLGA, translated from the coding sequence ATGAAACATGCAACCACCGATCTGTGCGATGCCAACGAACCGCGCCTGGCCGACGGCACGCTGCGCGTCATGACGCCGGGGTTCCGTTCATTCGGCAAGCAACTGGCCTTTGAGGGACCGGCCGCGACGCTGAAAATCTTTGAAGATAACTCGCTCGTGCGCGAGGCACTGGAATCGCCGGGGAAGGGCCGCGTGCTCGTCGTGGACGGCGGCGGCTCGATGCGCTGCGCGCTGGTCGGTGGCAACCTGGGGCTGCTGGCCGAGAAGAATGGCTGGGCCGGCATCATCGTCAATGGCTGCGTACGCGATACGAGCGAGCTGGAGGTCTGTGATATCGGCATCCGCGCGCTGGCCACGCATCCGCAGAAGAGCCAGAAGCGCGGCGCCGGCGAGCGCGACGTAGCGGTACAGATGCCCGGTGCCGTGGTGCGCCCCGGCAACTGGATCTATGTGGATGCCGACGGCGTGCTGGTGTCAGAAGAAAAGCTCGGTGCCTGA